From one Conexivisphaerales archaeon genomic stretch:
- the hemE gene encoding uroporphyrinogen decarboxylase, with product MSVFLEACRSKETDYTPVWFMRQTGRYLPEYSKIKGKLDIMDLLKHPEVCSELTILPVRKLGVDAAIIFADIMLPLESMGVRFKIEEGVGPVIFNPIKTLDDVEQLNGLSPEEDLGYLWDSIRLTVEKLGETPLIGFSGGPFTLATYLVEGRPTRDFTKTKVMMYGYPEIWNRLMTKLSRAVQTYLQAQVKYGVKAIQLFDSWAGCLSKEDYERYVLGYTKEVFGSLSGYSIPKIAFCAESFHLLEAFKYLGADVISVDWRTPIWAVWKRCGDTFAVQGNLDPSLAVVGGEALKKGALDVLEQARGHLGHIFNLGHGVLKDTPVENLKELVSLVHNNSKRGVR from the coding sequence ATGAGCGTGTTTCTAGAGGCTTGCAGGTCAAAGGAAACTGATTACACACCTGTATGGTTTATGAGGCAGACAGGTAGATACCTTCCAGAATACAGCAAGATAAAAGGAAAGCTGGACATCATGGATTTGCTTAAACATCCGGAAGTCTGTTCAGAATTAACCATCCTACCTGTTCGTAAACTAGGAGTGGATGCCGCAATTATATTTGCCGATATAATGCTCCCTCTCGAAAGCATGGGAGTTCGTTTCAAAATAGAAGAAGGGGTGGGTCCTGTTATCTTTAATCCAATAAAGACACTAGATGATGTGGAGCAATTGAACGGTTTGTCACCTGAAGAAGATTTAGGCTATCTTTGGGATTCGATCAGGTTAACGGTTGAAAAGCTGGGTGAAACTCCCTTGATCGGATTCTCAGGTGGTCCTTTCACCCTTGCTACTTATCTGGTCGAAGGAAGACCGACTAGAGATTTTACGAAGACTAAAGTGATGATGTACGGCTATCCTGAAATCTGGAACAGATTAATGACTAAACTGAGCAGGGCGGTGCAGACGTACCTACAGGCTCAAGTAAAATACGGTGTAAAAGCAATTCAGCTTTTTGATAGCTGGGCTGGATGCCTTTCCAAAGAAGATTATGAAAGGTACGTGCTTGGTTACACAAAGGAAGTCTTTGGTTCTCTGAGTGGGTATAGTATTCCAAAGATAGCGTTTTGTGCTGAGTCTTTTCATCTGTTAGAAGCATTCAAGTATCTAGGCGCTGATGTGATAAGTGTGGACTGGAGGACGCCTATCTGGGCGGTTTGGAAGAGATGTGGTGATACCTTTGCCGTCCAAGGAAATCTTGATCCATCGTTGGCTGTCGTTGGAGGAGAGGCGTTAAAAAAGGGAGCGCTTGATGTTTTGGAACAAGCTAGGGGTCATCTGGGTCATATATTCAATTTGGGTCATGGGGTATTGAAAGACACTCCAGTTGAGAATCTTAAGGAGTTGGTCTCATTGGTACACAACAACTCTAAAAGAGGAGTTAGATAA